From a region of the Mercurialis annua linkage group LG1-X, ddMerAnnu1.2, whole genome shotgun sequence genome:
- the LOC130015598 gene encoding uncharacterized protein LOC130015598 yields MSNLTKLEFTALDVSGKNYLSWILDAKIHLQASGHEDTIKEGNNASTQDRAKAMIFLRHHLDEGLKNEYLSEDNPLVLWNSLKERFDHQKTVILPKAHYDWMHLRLQDFKSVSEYNSAIFRISSKLKLCGETITDEDLLEKTFSTFHASNVVLQQQYREKGFKKYSELISCLLVAEQNNELLMKNHAARPTGSAPFPEVNASAYRSPRGRGRGRGHGRGRGHGYGRGGNNYNHIGHNNSFKHKIHHQKWDKKEEKQENKNSGQYKHQVKNVDSKCYRCGMTGHWSRTCRTPKHLVELYQASLKENGKNIETNFVSDDDFDHSLMHNDSIDMTHLDVSDFLENNNNEN; encoded by the coding sequence ATGTCAAACCTTACAAAGCTTGAATTTACGGCACTTGATGTATCTGGAAAAAATTATCTGTCATGGATACTAGATGCAAAAATACATCTGCAAGCCTCAGGTCATGAGGACACTATTAAAGAGGGAAATAATGCCTCTACTCAAGATCGTGCAAAAGCAATGATCTTCCTTCGCCATCATCTTGATGAaggattaaaaaatgaatatctcAGTGAAGATAATCCACTTGTTCTCTGGAATAGTTTAAAAGAACGCTTCGACCATCAAAAGACTGTAATTCTTCCAAAAGCTCATTATGACTGGATGCATTTAAGATTGCAGGATTTTAAAAGTGTTAGTGAATACAATTCTGCAATATTCCGAATTAGCTCAAAGCTAAAATTGTGTGGAGAAACAATTACTGATGaagatttattagaaaaaacatTTTCCACTTTTCATGCATCTAATGTGGTACTCCAGCAGCAGTATCGTGAGAAAGGCTTTAAGAAATATTCAGAGCTGATTTCTTGCCTTCTAGTGGCTGAGCAGAATAACGAGCTGTTAATGAAAAATCATGCGGCACGACCCACTGGTTCTGCTCCATTTCCTGAAGTAAATGCGAGCGCATATAGATCTCCTCGTGGTCGTGGTCGTGGTCGTGGCCATGGTCGTGGTCGTGGTCATGGTTATGGTCGAGGTGGAAATAATTACAACCATATCGGTCATAATAACTCCTTTAAGCATAAGATTCACCACCAGAAGTGGGATAAGAAAGAGGAGAAACAAGAAAACAAGAACAGTGGACAATACAAACATCAAGTGAAAAATGTCGATAGTAAATGTTATCGATGTGGCATGACTGGGCATTGGTCGCGTACCTGTCGTACGCCCAAACATCTTGTTGAGCTTTACCAAGCTTCCCTCAAGGAAAATGGAAAGAATATAGAAACAAATTTTGTTTCTGATGATGATTTTGACCACAGTCTGATGCATAATGACTCTATAGACATGACACATTTAGATGTTTCTGATTTTCTTGAGAACAATAATAATGAAAACTAA
- the LOC126678300 gene encoding ribulose bisphosphate carboxylase/oxygenase activase, chloroplastic-like — MAASLSTVAAANRAPLKVNGSGAAPFLGCSLKKLNSKIINQKILKCNLKMTAEYDELKQSDKDRWGGLAFDISDDQQDITRGKGMVDSLFQASMGSGTHDAVLSSYDYVSHGLRQCNFDNVVDGLYIAPAFMDKIVVHITKNFLNLPNIKVPLILGIWGGKGQGKSFQCELVFAKMGINPIMMSAGELESGNAGEPAKLIRQRYREASDIIRKGKMCCLFINDLDAGAGRMGGTTQYTVNNQMVNATLMNIADNPTNVQLPGMYNKQENPRVPVIVTGNDFSTLYAPLIRDGRMEKFYWAPTREDRIGVCSGIFKTDNIPHQDIVKLVDTFPGQSIDFFGAVRARVYDDEVRAWISSIGVQNIGRRLVNSKEGPPTFEQPNMTLKKLLEYGSMLVEEQENVKRVKLADKYLKEAALGDANEDAINNGSFYG, encoded by the exons ATGGCTGCATCTCTGTCCACTGTTGCAGCTGCCAACAGAGCACCG CTGAAGGTAAATGGTTCAGGTGCTGCACCATTCTTGGGGTGCAGTTTAAAGAAACTTAACTCGAAGATCATAAACCAGAAAATCTTGAAATGTAATTTAAAGATGACTGCTGAATATGATGAACTGAAGCAGAGTGATAAAGACAGATGGGGAGGTCTGGCATTTGATATATCAGATGATCAGCAAGACATTACTAGAGGAAAGGGTATGGTGGACTCTCTGTTTCAAGCTTCCATGGGGTCTGGAACTCATGATGCAGTTCTGAGTTCGTATGACTATGTTAGTCATGGTCTTCGCCA GTGTAATTTTGATAATGTTGTGGATGGTTTGTATATTGCACCTGCATTTATGGATAAAATTGTTGTTCATATTACCAAGAACTTCTTGAACCTCCCAAATATTAAG GTTCCTCTGATCTTGGGTATATGGGGAGGCAAAGGACAGGGAAAATCATTCCAATGCGAGCTTGTTTTCGCCAAGATGGGAATTAA CCCAATTATGATGAGTGCCGGAGAATTAGAAAGTGGAAATGCCGGAGAGCCAGCGAAATTGATCAGGCAAAGATATCGTGAGGCTTCAGACATCATTCGGAAAGGAAAGATGTGCTGTCTCTTTATAAACGATCTAGACGCAGGCGCTGGTAGGATGGGTGGAACTACACAGTACACTGTCAACAATCAGATGGTGAATGCTACTCTGATGAACATTGCTGATAATCCGACTAATGTCCAGCTTCCTGGAATGTACAACAAGCAGGAGAATCCTCGTGTTCCGGTAATTGTCACTGGTAATGATTTCTCCACACTGTATGCTCCTCTCATTCGTGATGGCCGTATGGAGAAATTCTATTGGGCACCCACACGAGAGGACCGCATTGGTGTCTGCTCGGGGATCTTCAAGACCGACAATATTCCTCACCAGGATATTGTAAAGCTTGTCGACACTTTTCCTGGACAGTCCATTG aCTTCTTTGGTGCAGTTAGAGCAAGAGTTTATGATGATGAAGTGAGGGCGTGGATATCGAGTATCGGAGTCCAAAATATCGGGAGAAGGCTGGTGAATTCAAAGGAAGGACCTCCGACATTCGAACAACCAAATATGACACTGAAGAAGCTCCTCGAGTACGGTAGCATGCTTGTCGAAGAGCAGGAGAATGTGAAGAGAGTAAAATTGGCTGACAAGTACTTGAAAGAAGCAGCTCTTGGAGATGCAAATGAAGATGCCATTAATAATGGAAGTTTCTATGGTTAG